The nucleotide window CAGACAAGACGATCAACGTCATAGGCATGATGACTCGCCCTGACATAATAGAGATTCACCTAGGATACGGGCGAATTCTCCACACCAATGGGGTGACCAGCACTACGACGCACGCAAAACCTTTGTTCAAAAGTGAGGGGGATCATGCACAGGATGCAAGGCATGAACATGAGCATGACTGACCGAGTGGATCAGGATCCTCAGGCCCATTGTGCTTCTTGTTGTTGAGCTGGAGGATGTCTTCTTCAAGAACTTCTAGGGTATTATAGACAGAGACATCTAGAGTCGGAAGATCCATATGGTTCCTTTACCCTATCGATTCTGGATGAGTTCCGGAATTTAGAAGTATGATGGAAACACCAAGTCGGAAACTTGCCTCGCAGATTACCTATTGCCCGTGCAGATCGGAGGCGGTAACGAGAATCTATCTACGCGGAACTTGTCTCTTTCCTGGAGGGATCAACTAGAGCGTGGATCAACAATCTACCGGAAAATAGTATTTACCCCTGACAAGAGCTGGAGGATGTCTTCTTCAAGAACTTCTAGGGTATGTAAACGCGTCTCGGAGGTTAATAGGAACTAATGCTTTTGTGTGCGAGGGCCCAAGGAgatgctacttgtgagctgcgttgaGATTTTCTCGAAAAGAAGTGAATtgcagtacagtagagataagtatttcccttagttaaaaaccaaaattatcaatccagtagaagaaCCACACGAAACCTCGTTATCAGCACCTACACACAAaagagcaaatacttgcacccgaCGTGATCAAGAGGATTGTCAATCCCCTTGGTGGTCgtttgcaaggatcaaatctgaTAGTAATAGATAGAAAtaaaacataaaataaaataacgataaataaattgcagcaagatatttttAGAAACAAaaagcatacggtgggtaaacaaattactgttgaagACGTATCAGGAGAACACTCGGGATTATATAGAGGTGGACTCAGCTAAGCAACGCCGTGGAGGGTATCACAAAGGACAGAGCCATCCTGGCCTTCCAACGGGGTGTGAGGTACAAACACCTCCAGCTCAAGCTGGGGCTAACTAGGATTACGTCCATGCGCCTATTGATGGACATGGCCAACAAATATGCAAATGGAGAGGAAGATGACAGATTCCAAAAAGGAGAACCTCAAACCAGCCGACTGCTCATAATGGGTAGAACAATTAGATTTGCAAGAGCGACAAGAACAAGCGCCGTCAGAATAGACGTTGGAGATGGTCGCATTTGTCAGCTAAGGAAAGAAAGGTGTGGGGCAGAAAAAAGAATGGAGCCCGCGAAATAAACAGGAGAGTGAGAATATACTGGACAAGCCTTGTTGTATCAAGAATAATTTGGAATTCggacacacacgcacacgcacacgcgagcgcgcgcgcacgcacacacacacacactagcaCTTATGCCCATGCTTTGCGACCGAAAAGAAAATTAGAGTTATGTGCAATCACAATGGTTCATAGCGAATACACTATGAAGAAATGCTAGTTGTCCCACCTATATATGCAAAGAAATGCTGATTGTTCCATTCACCTAAACATCCAACAGTGCTACCGACGGCAGGGAGGCGCACGCTGAGGTCTAGAAGAAATACATATCAGCCGCACAATCACGAAAGGAGCCATAGCGTAGTTGGGAGTTCCACGTAAGGTCATCGGTGCATAGCGTAATTGGGAGTTTTTTTTTTCGGGGTTGTAGTTGGGAGTTCCACATAAGGTCATCGGTGCCTACTAGACGCTCAGAACACGGGCAGTCATCTGGACATAGCTGGCTAGCCATGCCTCGCTTGTTTTTTTTTGAGATAAGCCTCGCTTGATGCAGGGCCGTCTTTTGCCCCGGACAACATGAAATATCCATGCATCTGTTTCTTGATATAATTAGAATTTTCATCCATGCACAGGCCTAATGAAACAACGGGAGGAACCCGTCAGGCGAAGGCCCAACCCAGCAAATTGGAAACTCAATCTTGTGTGGGCTTTGACACAGATAACAAAATTTATAGAAAAAATAACTTCACTTTAGAACACATCATCTTGTCTGGCTGGGTGGCAACCCCTGGGTTGTCTCTTTAACCCGCGCCACGGATAACAAAATCTATAGAAAAAATAACTTCACCTTAGAACACATCATCTTATCTGGAGGGTGGCAACCCCTGGGTTGTCTCTTGTATAGATCGTGCGTTTGACTCCTGGCTCCGGCGATTATTTTTTAGTCTTCAGCAGACTCCCGGTTTCGTTCGTACGTACGGGACGAGCACATATgtccgtgcattgcaacgggaaaGAAAATTAGGGTTATGTGCAATCACAATGATTCATAGCGAGTACACTATGAAGAAACGCTAGTTGTTCCACCTATGTATGCAAAGAAATGCTGATTGTCCCATTCACCTAAACATCCAACAGTGCTACCGACGGCAGGGAGGCGCACGCCGAGGTCTAGAAGAAATACATATCAACCGCACAATCACAAAAGGAGCCATAGTGTAGTTGGGAATTCCACGTAAGGTCATCGGTGCATAGGGTAGTTGGGAGTTCTTTTTTTGTGGGGAGTAGTTGGGAGTTCCCCGTAAGGTCATCCGTGCCTATTAGACGCCCAGACCACCGACGGTCATCTGGACATCGCCGGCTAGCCATGCCTCGCTTGATGCAAGGCCGTCTTTTGCCCCGTACAACATGAAATATTCATTCATCTGTTTCTTGGCATAATTAGAATTTGCATCCATGCATAGGCCCAACGAAACAACGGGAGGAATCCGTCAGGCGAAGGCCCAACCCAGCAACGTGGAAACTCAACCTTGCGTGGGCTTCGACTTTGTGTGGGATCTTTAACCAGCGTCACAGATAACAAAATCTATAGAACCGATAACTTCACATTAGAATGCATTATCTTGTCTGGATGGGTGGCAACCCCTTGGTTGCCTCTTGTATAGGTCGTGTGTTCGACTCCTGGCTCAGGCGATCCCTGAGGACTGCAAGCTTCATGATCCCCTAGATGTTGCCCTGCATCACCTTTAGGGGCCCCTCCCAGCATATCCGTTGTTCTTCTCTGGCGGACAAACGATCAGTTCGCTGTTGCGGCGATGCTGCGAGATTCTGATGGTGGTGACAGCGGCCAGGAGGCAACACCTCTCGGTATACCGGCCAACAACAAGATTTTAGCTTGGTTCAAGAACCAACAAATCTCTCCCCTCACCCAAAGGGGAGGAAACAACATTTCACAAGACGGTAATTAAAAACAACAAACAACATACAAGAAACCAAGCCAAAAAGAAACCAACCAAATATAGAGTTTACGCATAGCCAACAGGCTATCCATGACACACGAGTATATAGTGTTGATAGACAAAGACATCGACACACAAGACAACAAGTTCCATTTGCAGGGTGGTCGCGAGCCCGGAGTGCCAAAGCAAGAATCGTCATGTGATTCCACGCTTCCCCCTCCAAAAGCCCAGCAACTGCTGAATGCTGACTACATCTTGAGAGATACATCCTCCGCATCATGCCAGATCACACGGGGCTATGCTCTTTTGGCTTCAATTACTGCTACTTAGGACCCAAGGCTGCAATCTGCTGCTCCAACTACATCAAAAGAAGAATAGATTATTATGATAGGTCTACGAAGTACAGTGCTGCTTAAGTGGGTACATGGCAAAGGTTAAGTTGAGCTGGGAAACAAGGAGATACAACTGCTTTTTTTGAGCTAATGTATACATCTAACGAAACATTGTGACAAAATTAAGGCAGAAACATTCAACGACCAAATGGGACTTTCGAAAACCTCGAACTAAGTGCTCCAGAAACCAAAAAACATATTGCTATAAAAATTTCAACAGTAACAAAAATAAGATCAAGGCTATTATTGTTTTTTTATCTTAAGCAATATATGACCAGTCTATGTATTTACGATACTTGTGAGAAGTTGGAAGTCAAAAGCCAACATAGACGCATAAGATGCTACCTGCATAATGGCCTGTAGCCTGCCGCGCACATCATAGAACTCGTTCCTAAGAAGATTCAATGCCGTGAGACACCTGAAATAATGCAAACACACCACACTGTCACGTTCTGAAGGGGTTAAGCAAACTGAATTGAAATGCTTCGGAAATTGTAACCCGTTGTTTGAGAAAGAACTCTAGCCATCAAAACTTAGTTGTGGTATAAACAGAAGTCTAGAGTAACAAGTTACATGAGAATTATCAAAGAGGCATATATTGAGATAAAGAAGTGAGTTATATCAATCACCTTATTGGAGATGAAGTGAACAAGCAGGTTAGTTCTTATGAACCTTAGATTAATATGAGCCAAAAATAGTGTCATAAAAGACAAAATAAGCTTGCAGGTTTCACAGAGGGGATTTGATAATCACATAGAGTAGAGAATAATTactatgcaacatatatagtaaGGTATCAAGAACTGACCCTTCTTTGTTCTTTGCCTTGTAGAACTGGCGAAAGTGCTCGCAGGCGAGGTTAACTTTCCTAGCACCAACACTGATACATGCTAAAAAGAGCAAGATCAAGAAACTGAAAATTTCTCAAACTTAACAAACGCTAAGGAATGTTGATTCACATAAGCATAATTGCGGTGTCACAATAATATTGGGGGAGTCATTCATCATGGTTATTACCAAGATATTTTTTTTGATAAACCGGAAAAGAAAACAACATTGTTGGCCTTATGTGCGATAGCAGTTAGTAGTGCTAGAGATATTTATAAAACGATAAAATTTCCCTGGCCTAACAGGATGAATATCGGCATTTCCATTTGCACAGAACACAACTAAACTCGTCTCTTGGAATTATGGCTAAACGACAACACAAACTGCACAAGGCACATACCCACAACGTATACACACCCACGACGACAGATCCAAATAGAGACAGCATCAATGTATGTAGCGGAGAAACACCCATTGGCGTTACATAGAGCAGGAGATCATTAATACGTTGTTGAATATCACATTCAATAGTACGAGAAATTTCCACAAGACGACAAAGTTTTCCTAGACAAGTTTTAGCATTACCATTGGCAGGAATGCCGACAATTCCATCTTATGAAATATGAAACAAAACTAAACTCAGCTCTTCTATTGATGTGTATACGACAACCGCAAACGACACAACACCGACACATCCGAATAGAAATGTGGACAGACGAGGAAAACCGCCACCACCGTTATCCTGAATAGCATATCACTAGTAATAACATGATGGCTCACAAGACGACAAAGTTTCAATTTCTCGTCGAGCCATAACATTGCCGTTGGATGAATACCAGTACCCCCGTTAGGTACACAACAATTATTTCCTTAACGAGTTTTAGCATTTTGCCATTGCCAGGAATGCCGACAATTCCGTTATACTAAACCCAGCTCTTATATTTATGCGTATACGACAACCGCAAATGACACAGCACCGACACATCCTAATAGATTTGTGGACAGACAAGAAAAACCGCCATCGCCGTTACGCTGAATAGCATATCACTAGCTAATACCAGGAAGGCTCGCAAGACGACAAAGTTTTAATTTCTCGTCGAGCCTTAAACATTGCCGTTGGACACTTATACTTATGGCTACGCAGTAGTGCGAAGCCGCAAACAACACCTACCAAAGGGTAATGCCCATGACAAACACATCAGAATCGATGCAGTGGGGAAATAAATCACCTGCAGCTGCACGCCTTGAGCTGGTGCACCAGTTCGCCCACCATTTCGAAGTCGACGACGGGCAGGTTCCTGGGAGGGAATCAGAAATTAAGCAGAGGAGACGAAATCAATACTCAAGACGATCGGGATAAGGAGAGCAGAGGGCTTGGGCGCGGTGGTACGGCACGGACAGAAGGCTGGTGATATCGTTGAGCATCCTGTCGGCGTCGCCGAGGAAGATGTTGATGACCTCGGGGACGAACCCCTCGTCCTGTGGCGACTGCAGCTGTTGGTAGTACTCGTCCAGAATTCCCTGGATCCATCAGGCCAAGTCAGAAGACAGCCATACAGCCATCCGGGGCACGAATTCCAGCCCCAGGGCCACACGGTCGCGCGCTACAGAGTTGAGGGGAGGGACGACTCACCGTGGCGTACATGTAGCTGATGTGCTCGTTGAGCTGGCTTCTTAGCGCGGCGGCCGACATGGCGAAGCGAGGAGGTCCGGGAGTCCGGCGATCCGGGAGACAGAGGTCGGAATTCGAAGCTGCTGGCGGAGTGGACGAGGACAGGAGAGGAGTGCAGGTCACGGAGGCTCTCTCACGGAGCCTTTTGGCAGGGAGTGCTCGTTAAACTCTACTGTGCTGGCCGCTATCAATGAAGAGCTTGGAGAGGAGTGCAGGCAGGTCACGGTGGCTCTCTCACGGAGCCTTTTGGCAGGGAGTGCTCTACTGGCTGGCCGTCATCAATGAAGAGCTTAAAGTTGAAGATGGCATACGTGCGTGTGCATGCAGCTACATTTTGGTGGATGAATGGATGGATGCCGGGCCAGTAAGCTACAGGTTGACCACGACAGCGTCAGCCAGGCAAGCAGATGCTAGAAGGGCTTGACCACTCGTTCGGTCCTTAGCCCATGCCCCACTGGTCATTGACGGAAGGGAGTGTTGCTTTTGCAATGCATAGCCCCTCACTAAATAGTAAACTAGATCGGGATCGCGCCTTGGCGCGAGGGTGTCTGTTCAAACATTTTGGTCAAGCAAGTAATACTAAGTCCTAAGTCCAGTAGTAATCTTGGTTTAGCATATACATTCATACAGAGTAACAATACAATGAAGATTCAGTACAATAATGTTCATCTAAGGTTGTCTGAATTTCAGTTTCACATGAATATATATTTACTAAAACACTTCCACTATTTGCACCAGAAGGCATCGTAAATGGTCCTCCAATGTGTTCTTGATGCCGAGCCCTACAGAGAAGGAAGAAGGGAACATGCGATCAAAGAGCACTACAAGAAAACTGAGATGCTGTGTCGAAAATCCTCGTGACGGAGATGGACAATGTCATGGAAATACCTAATGTGTGATATTTTCGTGGGTGGCGTCATTGATTACCGCAAATCAGAGACGATAGAAGTCACTAAGTCGTTTCAACCTTTGAGCGCACCTGGCTACCAATTTCTACGACGGTTTGGTAATTTCTTTGACGAACCTAATAGAGTCGCCGAATATTGCGAATGTTTTATGATAAAATTTTCTCAACTAATGTCTACCGATGGGACCCGCCATAGCTGCTTCCACTAGTAGAAAATAGGGCTTTGGTCACAGCTCAATATACAAATTAGTCCCGGTTGCATTACGAAcagggactaatgtgagcattagtcctggttcgagcggctaaaggcattagtcccggttcaaatgagacctttagtcccgttttgagacacgaaccgcgactaaagggtgcgatgctctttagtcccggttcgtgtctcaaaccgggactaaagattagacctttagtcccggtttgagacacgaatcGGGACTAAATGGTGTGATGCCCTTTATTCTCGGTTCGTGtctcgaaccgggactaaaggggttcgtgtctcaaaccctACCACCCCCCTTGTATCGtcatttcagttttgaaaaaaacaaaagaaaatgataaaaacttcaaaaaataaaatccttcgagatatagttatattactacatctactagttaggaaaattttaaaacttaaatttggacatgttttgtaaaaaaatgttatgaaaaagtaaaacggccataacttctgcatacgatgtcgaaaaaacgtatgatatatcaaaatgttcagcatgAAAATCTGCATCCGATTTTGACTGCCGtaggcctgtttgcaaattttttgAATCCTCAAATTTTAAAAGAAAAAATGTTATGCTCAAATGTCGTTTTTTTAAATTtcggttaaatctggtcaaactacttattcaagaagtattagtgttactaaataattattcaagaatattagttttactaaataattatttcagtttttttgattTTTGGTTAAATTTGGTCacactatggtcaaactacttattcaagaaatattagtgttactaaataattattgttttttagaataatagtttcaaactcaaacagtgaaacatgtgacttcatgctcaagctaaactcctgagggttaataggattgacatcttactattgtcaggaaaacaacaaatgcagacttggaaacgagggagaatagaacccggaagttaagcgtgctcaggcttgagtagtgagaggatgggtgaccggccgggaagttagataatttggaatgatgaggggtgattagagattagaggttaaattgagcagtgatgaggggtgttTAGAGATTAAATtatcaaataattcagaaatttgaaaatcgggaaaattaaaaaaatttaaaaaaaaatcataaaatttcctttagtcccggttggtgtccagacagcggccacgtggagggcctttagtcccggttcgtaacaGAACCGGGCCCtctagaaccgggacaaatgggcctttttctactagtgttcaTGGCTTATTGAGCGGTAGGACCTGTGTACCAATGTTTGCAGTAGGACCCACCTTGTTTTTTTAGAGTCTAGTGAGCTCTATAAATATTTTCTTCCATCTAATATAGATAGGTAATAGCCAGTGAAAAACTTATTTTGTTCCACCTAAAAAAATAGATAGTGGCCGGGCAAAAAAAACTTGAAACCATGCATTCATGAGCTGATGTTATTTCGTTCTATACAAAAATAAAAATGGAAATATAAGTTAACAAGTAAAAGTTTGGTACACGGGGTTTGAACCGGGGACCATTATGGTCTGAGCAAACGGCGGTGCTAATAGGCTAGAATTTTATTTAGATACTTATATGTATTTAGATACTATATGCATCCGAAAAATAATATTATGGTCATTGACCGAATGGAGCGTCCCTTTTGCAATGCATAGCCTATCACTAAGAAGTACATTGCATACATATACTATATGTTAGTTTAGCTAATGCATATTCTTGGCATGTTGATATCTTTTACCTCGAAAACATAAATACATAAAAAACATAAATACGTAATAATGTTGGTTTGTGCTAAAACAAGGAAAGAAATCATGATTTCATCAGATGCAAAATGCCAAATCAATTTGTAGATTTTTTAGTGGTATTCACATCGGATCCGGCTTGCCTACTCCCTCTCCATGCTTCCATCCGTGCTCCCACTTCATCCTACGGCTATCTttttccctttttcctttctaatctaatcatctcccccctgattttaagaGGGTGGGGCCAGACCTTATTTTGtccaatcaaatcaagccacATATGCGGGAGTACGGATGGGCACACGgggagggagcaggcaagtctcgtccaTTCACATCGGACGTGGACTTTAATTTGGAACATGGTTCCATGGGAACCCCCTGCGAATAGTAAATTTGGAAAACATACTTGGACAAAAAATCTGATCTTTTTGTAAGATATGTAGCCGACCGATATACTCGCGTATGaagcttcatgatgaaatgatatCCGTGGTATTCTGAGCAAAAATGACGAAATGATGCTATAAAAAAGGCAACTGCTAGGCGTCAGCCGGAAAGGATCAGCCGCCTCGCCAGCCATCGATTCACCCTAATAAGAACCCGTTTGATCCTCCTGTTGAGTTGACCATGCCATCTCTTCAATCCCCATGTACGCAACATCCGCGTAAGTTGCAAAAAAAACACCTGCATAAGTTGCAAAGCAGCATCCCCGATTCCCGACCCATGCCCTCGTGTACCTCCAGTGGGGGCATCAGCTTCCGTCGACAGAGCATGCTGTAACATAGCATCCTACACGACTCCGGCGGCAGCTCATAAGCTCATCACGCTCGAGCATGCTGCAATGCAGCACCCACGTGACTTCGGCTAGCAACCGCGCTAGTCCATCTTGCAAGCACAACGGTGGCAGCATGCGATGCTACATCACAACTCCTTTCTTCCTGCTTGCCACGGATCTCTGGCTTGCAGCACCCTGACCCGGCTCTATCGCAACCTTGAAGTAGCCGACGCTCCAAGCTAGCGGCCATATGACACTCCGGTGAGTGGCCTCAAAGTACGAGCACATTAGCTGCTATGACCACCCGTTGAACCAACGACAACTGTTGCATTGTCGGCGAGCTCTTAGGTTGCAGCATCGGCCGCGGCTACCATGCCGACAAGCTTGTGGTAGCAACGTCAACGAGGCTCTGCAGTTGCAGCATCGGCATGCGAGTGCGGTCTTGTAACATTGGCCTCTAGCAACGCTAGATTGCAGCAGGCCAGGAGCCATGGCAGCTGCGACGACCGGCTACAATAGCATTGCCGCACTCTGGCGAGGATATAAGGTTCCAGAACTAGCGAGTGCTGCCACGAGCGGCTTCCTGGGTTAGATCGAGTAGATGCTACGGGGGAGATCTGATCAACACGCTGGGGGTAGGAGAAAAAAATAGCGGTGAATGCTTTGTTGGTCGGGAGCTGAGATGCGCTGGTCTCAGCGGGATGCGTGGCAAGCATAGGAGGCATCTCAAGGATTTTCCAATAAAAACACACTTTTGAACGAATAGTATGTTGTTGTTAACCTTGTCCTCTTTCCTAGTTTCCTAAGACTGTACGTCTTTCTTCTTTGTGTTTCAGTTATAGACACCTAGGAGTTTATCTGTACGTGTTTTGTACGTACATGTTTCTGTATGGCCAGAAGCGTGCTTAGTCCACGTTGCGGCCAAGTCGTGTCTAACGTTTTCGTAGCACGAGCGAGTCCACGATCTGAAGCCGTGGGATGGTGCGAGCATGTTGGGTCGGGGCGTAGAAGTCGCTCAGTTTGTTTTCCCTGTTGAATAAAAGAAGAGAAACAGAAAAGACGCTGGAATTAAGGCGTCGCAAAACTGTCTCCCGTGTTCGTGTGTGTTTTCTGTTCGTCCTCGAGTTCCTCCTGGGCTCAGATCGAGGCATCCACAGATCGCGTGTGTGTAGATCACGACCTGAAAGCTGTCATAGTATAATCCTGATTATATTTTCTTCACTAACAATACCACGGGTTCTCATTCGTTTATACAACTTCATATGGGAGTAGAATGGTCAAGCAAGTTTGATACCCCAAATTCCAAGATTTTTTTGCATTTCTCTAGTATTGTTTTTTCTGATTTTACAAATCATGTGGGTGTGCACCTTTGTATTCCAGTATTCACACCCTTTTATGTCAATGTAAGGCATCTATCTTCTCTCGCGATTGGTGAAGTTCGCTAAAATGACTAGAATAAATATGACCACAATATATTTTCTCTGCACCCATTAGTCTCTAGCTTGAAAACGTAATATGCAAGAATATTTGCAGTTTGGCAAGAAGACAATATTATTAGTGGCACAAACTATTCACACCTATGtaatgaatatttttaaattacTGGCACATGACTCTGTGATGATTTGACTTGTACGTTGACACAATATTGGTGGTGGTTGGCGGTGGGTAGAGAATAATAAAAAGGAAAAATGTCATGGTTATCATGGCACAAATTAGTTCTTTTGAATGCAAAATGTGGCATATGCTTTAGAGATATATGCGAGCATTTGATCAAGCCCTATTAGTAAACAAGCTTTGTTGATTCTGGACTCTTTGAGAAGCATATATGTGCAAGGCTTCTCAGATAGAACTATTATCGTAGTGGTAATTTGTTGATACTACccccgtctaggtgaataagtcattcGCGTAGTTCTGGGTCATCGATTTGAGGAATTAAATATGTGTTATATGTCATGAAAAGTATACCAATAGATTTC belongs to Triticum urartu cultivar G1812 chromosome 7, Tu2.1, whole genome shotgun sequence and includes:
- the LOC125524856 gene encoding histidine-containing phosphotransfer protein 2-like; the encoded protein is MSAAALRSQLNEHISYMYATGILDEYYQQLQSPQDEGFVPEVINIFLGDADRMLNDITSLLNLPVVDFEMVGELVHQLKACSCSVGARKVNLACEHFRQFYKAKNKEGCLTALNLLRNEFYDVRGRLQAIMQLEQQIAALGPK